In one uncultured Cohaesibacter sp. genomic region, the following are encoded:
- a CDS encoding gamma-glutamyltransferase family protein, with the protein MQFRHDPVYPSRRSPVMANNVVATSQPLATQAGIEILHRGGNAVDAAIATAATLTIVEPVSNGLGSDAFCILWDGNQLHGLNASGRAPAAWTQSRFKDGMPERGWDSVTVPGAISAWVELSEKFGKLPLAEVLAPAIRYAEEGFIVSPVVGAAWARGAAELKDQPGFADHFMPDGRAPMAGERFINRHAAATLRAIAETNGKSFYEGEIAETIAAFAKETGGVITCEDLAGHSVERCGTISQSFGDVDLHEIPPNGQGIASLMALGILKHTSIGDHGPDDLISLHLQIEAIKLAYTDLHRYVADRRFMTDIPETALLDPEYLKARAGLIRMDQAQDFGPGTPKKGGTVLLTTADASGMMVSFIQSNYDGFGSGVVVPGTGIALQNRGSCFSADPTHPNCVAPGKRPFHTIIPGFVMKNGSPLMAFGMMGGQIQAQGHVQLLLRTQLWGQDVQTAADAPRWRMIENLKVNCEPHMSEANFQGLSDLGHCIHVERPDNFFGFGGAQLVQRLPEGGYSAGSDPRKDGQAAGF; encoded by the coding sequence ATGCAGTTTCGCCATGATCCGGTGTATCCGTCTCGCCGCTCTCCAGTTATGGCCAACAATGTCGTGGCAACGTCACAGCCACTCGCGACACAGGCCGGGATCGAGATCCTGCACAGAGGCGGCAATGCCGTTGATGCTGCCATCGCTACGGCAGCGACGCTCACGATTGTCGAGCCGGTCAGCAATGGCCTCGGGTCGGATGCCTTCTGCATTCTCTGGGACGGTAATCAACTGCATGGCCTCAATGCGTCTGGGCGGGCGCCTGCTGCATGGACGCAGAGTCGCTTCAAGGATGGCATGCCGGAGCGCGGCTGGGACAGCGTCACGGTGCCCGGAGCCATCAGTGCATGGGTTGAACTCAGCGAAAAGTTTGGCAAGCTCCCTCTTGCCGAGGTGCTGGCTCCCGCCATCCGATATGCGGAAGAGGGCTTCATTGTCTCTCCCGTCGTTGGAGCCGCTTGGGCGCGAGGAGCTGCCGAGTTGAAAGACCAGCCCGGTTTTGCCGATCATTTCATGCCCGATGGCCGCGCACCCATGGCAGGCGAGCGCTTCATCAATCGCCATGCCGCCGCAACTCTCAGGGCAATCGCCGAGACCAACGGCAAGTCCTTTTATGAAGGCGAGATTGCCGAGACCATCGCCGCCTTCGCCAAAGAGACCGGCGGGGTGATCACGTGCGAAGATCTCGCCGGGCACTCTGTTGAGCGGTGCGGCACGATCTCCCAGTCCTTTGGTGATGTGGATCTTCATGAAATCCCTCCGAACGGGCAAGGCATCGCATCTCTTATGGCGCTCGGGATCCTCAAGCACACGTCGATCGGCGATCATGGCCCGGACGATCTGATCTCACTGCATCTCCAGATCGAGGCCATCAAGCTCGCCTACACCGATCTCCATCGCTATGTGGCCGACCGGCGCTTCATGACCGACATCCCCGAAACAGCTCTGCTGGATCCTGAATATCTCAAGGCAAGAGCCGGACTGATCAGGATGGATCAGGCACAGGATTTCGGCCCCGGTACGCCGAAAAAGGGGGGTACGGTCCTACTGACCACTGCCGACGCCTCGGGCATGATGGTCAGCTTCATCCAGTCCAACTATGATGGTTTCGGCTCTGGTGTCGTGGTGCCGGGCACGGGCATTGCCTTGCAGAACCGCGGGTCCTGCTTCTCCGCCGATCCGACCCACCCCAATTGTGTCGCCCCCGGCAAGAGACCCTTCCACACCATCATTCCAGGCTTTGTCATGAAGAATGGGTCGCCGCTGATGGCCTTCGGCATGATGGGAGGACAGATTCAGGCGCAGGGGCATGTCCAGCTGCTATTGAGGACGCAGCTTTGGGGGCAGGATGTCCAGACAGCGGCCGATGCCCCGCGCTGGCGCATGATCGAAAATCTGAAGGTCAATTGTGAACCGCACATGTCAGAGGCGAATTTTCAGGGTCTGTCTGATCTGGGACATTGCATCCATGTTGAAAGGCCCGATAATTTCTTCGGATTCGGTGGGGCTCAACTGGTGCAGAGGTTGCCCGAGGGGGGCTACAGTGCTGGCTCCGACCCCCGCAAGGATGGTCAGGCGGCAGGCTTCTAA
- a CDS encoding TRAP transporter large permease encodes METFFLFGMVLTLLLLGAPISVSLGLSSVVYIQFFSNDSLSSMAQKLFEATEHYTLLAIPFFILSSSFMATGGVAKRIIRFAIAVVGPFPGGLAMAGVFACMLFAALSGSSPATVVAIGTIVIAGMKEVGYPKEFAAGIIANAGTLGILIPPSIVMVVYAAATDVSVGRMFLAGIIPGLLAGVMLMVGIYIAAKRNNYPRQTWKGMGELTSAALDSSFGLFLIVIILGGIYGGVFTPTEAAAVAAVYAAIIALFVYRDMGPLRGVSWRRPNEGLLELVIRNLYMTITRFPLALVHRDTQKVMTDSAKTTIMLMFIVANALLFAHVLTTERIPQQITDLMIGAGFNWFTFLIAVNVLLLIGGQFMEPSGLLLIVAPVVFPIAIELGVDPIHLGIIMVVNMEIGMITPPIGLNLFVTSGITGMSLVQVVRAALPWVGILMLFLILVTYIPWISTVIPTTLMGPEIVTR; translated from the coding sequence ATGGAAACATTCTTTCTGTTTGGCATGGTGCTGACGCTGCTGCTGCTCGGCGCACCCATTTCCGTTTCGCTGGGCCTGTCCAGCGTGGTTTATATCCAGTTCTTCTCCAATGACAGCCTGTCCTCAATGGCGCAGAAGCTGTTCGAGGCGACCGAGCATTACACCTTGCTCGCCATTCCCTTCTTCATTCTCTCGTCAAGCTTCATGGCGACGGGGGGCGTGGCCAAAAGGATCATCCGTTTTGCAATCGCCGTTGTGGGACCATTCCCCGGAGGTCTGGCTATGGCTGGCGTCTTCGCCTGCATGCTGTTTGCCGCCCTGTCCGGATCGTCTCCGGCGACGGTTGTCGCCATCGGAACCATTGTCATCGCGGGCATGAAGGAAGTCGGCTATCCGAAGGAGTTCGCCGCAGGCATTATCGCCAACGCCGGAACGCTCGGCATTCTCATTCCGCCCTCTATCGTCATGGTCGTCTATGCCGCCGCAACCGACGTGTCCGTCGGACGCATGTTTCTTGCCGGGATCATTCCCGGCCTGCTGGCTGGCGTCATGCTAATGGTCGGGATCTATATCGCCGCCAAGCGCAACAATTATCCCCGCCAGACATGGAAAGGCATGGGGGAGTTGACGTCGGCGGCTCTCGATTCCTCTTTCGGTCTGTTCCTTATCGTCATCATTCTCGGCGGCATCTATGGCGGTGTCTTCACACCAACCGAGGCCGCTGCGGTGGCCGCTGTTTATGCCGCCATCATTGCCCTGTTTGTCTATCGCGACATGGGACCGTTGCGCGGAGTCAGCTGGCGGCGACCCAATGAAGGCTTATTGGAACTCGTTATCCGCAATCTCTATATGACCATCACGCGCTTTCCTCTTGCTCTGGTCCATCGTGATACGCAAAAGGTCATGACGGACTCGGCCAAGACCACCATCATGCTGATGTTCATCGTCGCCAACGCGCTGCTCTTTGCTCATGTGTTGACGACCGAACGCATCCCCCAGCAGATCACGGACCTGATGATTGGAGCGGGCTTTAACTGGTTCACCTTCCTCATCGCAGTCAACGTGCTGCTGTTGATCGGGGGGCAATTCATGGAGCCCTCGGGCCTTCTGTTGATTGTGGCTCCGGTCGTCTTCCCCATTGCCATCGAGCTTGGGGTCGATCCGATTCATCTGGGGATCATCATGGTGGTGAACATGGAAATCGGCATGATCACACCGCCCATTGGACTGAACCTCTTCGTGACATCGGGGATCACGGGCATGTCGCTGGTTCAGGTCGTGCGGGCTGCCTTGCCGTGGGTCGGCATCCTGATGCTCTTCCTGATCCTCGTGACCTACATCCCGTGGATTTCCACCGTCATCCCGACCACCCTGATGGGGCCGGAAATCGTCACGCGGTAG